One window from the genome of Streptomyces sp. NBC_00287 encodes:
- a CDS encoding ArsR/SmtB family transcription factor — protein MRDQPPYPPPPEDVLEIGAPEQFAALSHPLRQRLLFALGHRPATTSQLAAQLDAKKGNVAHHLKVLREAGLVHIAETRQVRGGTEQYYQRTARQMVVAEPQAAGTAAMLAAVAQELDRSPVEPHLTLRHLRLSPAKARELGEALAQLVDEAEEDAEDQPVHGVLVALYQQALPTDTTGSA, from the coding sequence ATGCGTGATCAGCCTCCCTATCCGCCGCCTCCTGAGGACGTCCTGGAGATCGGTGCGCCTGAGCAGTTCGCGGCGCTCTCCCACCCACTGCGTCAGCGGTTGCTCTTCGCCCTGGGCCACCGGCCTGCCACCACCAGCCAGCTTGCGGCGCAGCTCGACGCGAAGAAGGGCAACGTGGCCCACCACCTCAAAGTGCTCCGCGAAGCCGGGCTGGTCCACATCGCCGAGACCCGCCAGGTCCGCGGCGGCACCGAGCAGTACTACCAGCGCACGGCCCGCCAGATGGTCGTAGCCGAACCCCAAGCGGCAGGCACCGCCGCGATGCTCGCCGCGGTCGCCCAGGAGCTGGACCGCTCTCCTGTCGAGCCTCACCTGACACTGCGCCACCTGCGACTGAGCCCTGCGAAGGCAAGAGAACTCGGCGAAGCCCTCGCCCAACTGGTCGATGAGGCCGAGGAGGATGCCGAGGACCAGCCCGTGCACGGTGTGTTGGTGGCGCTCTATCAACAGGCCCTGCCGACCGACACCACTGGTTCCGCCTAG
- a CDS encoding S41 family peptidase, translated as MTTVTKLVPAPVIDETARLLTEHYVFPEIAEQLAGLLQRRLTEGAYDVDDAEELARLVTADLQSVNGDRHLRLKHHAAPVSPKQGAATRDAMRRDFDSSLGGAPRVQLLDGGVAVVELAPMLFPLEWAAEPLSAALTMASRAQALIVDLRANRGGDPDTVAFVCSYLLDERTHLNTMYWSGGERSEQSWSLPHVPGARFGGSKPLYLLSSDSTFSAAEELAYDLQQLGRAVVVGEPTRGGAHPCQGWTLHPHLEATVPVGRAINPVSSTNWEGTGVQPDIPCAAADSLDHAHALALDRLAG; from the coding sequence ATGACGACTGTGACGAAGCTTGTGCCGGCCCCTGTCATCGACGAGACGGCACGGCTGCTGACCGAGCACTACGTTTTCCCCGAGATAGCTGAGCAGCTGGCCGGTCTGCTGCAACGACGCCTCACCGAGGGCGCCTACGACGTCGACGACGCCGAGGAGCTCGCCCGCCTGGTCACCGCGGACCTGCAGTCCGTCAACGGCGACCGGCATCTGAGACTGAAGCACCACGCCGCCCCGGTCTCCCCGAAGCAGGGGGCGGCCACCCGGGACGCCATGCGCCGGGACTTCGACTCCTCTCTGGGCGGTGCGCCCCGGGTGCAGTTGCTCGACGGAGGGGTCGCCGTGGTGGAGCTGGCGCCGATGCTGTTTCCGCTGGAGTGGGCCGCCGAACCGCTGAGCGCCGCGCTCACCATGGCCTCCCGTGCCCAGGCGCTGATCGTGGACCTGCGCGCCAACCGGGGCGGCGACCCGGACACGGTCGCCTTCGTCTGCAGCTACCTGCTCGACGAGCGCACCCACCTCAACACCATGTACTGGAGCGGCGGCGAGCGCAGCGAGCAGTCGTGGAGCCTGCCGCACGTTCCCGGCGCGCGCTTCGGCGGCAGCAAGCCGTTGTACTTGCTGTCCAGCGACAGCACCTTCTCTGCCGCTGAGGAGCTGGCGTACGACCTCCAGCAGCTCGGCCGCGCCGTAGTCGTCGGCGAGCCCACCCGCGGCGGCGCGCACCCGTGCCAGGGCTGGACCCTGCACCCACACCTGGAAGCCACCGTCCCCGTCGGCCGCGCCATCAACCCCGTCTCCAGCACGAACTGGGAGGGCACCGGTGTGCAGCCGGACATCCCCTGCGCCGCTGCTGACTCCCTCGACCACGCTCACGCCCTGGCGCTCGACCGACTGGCAGGCTGA